A DNA window from Stenotrophomonas indicatrix contains the following coding sequences:
- a CDS encoding ribonucleotide-diphosphate reductase subunit beta: MADKPKQMLLDPGFELTLRPMRYPQFYDMYRNAIKNTWTVEEINFQIDISDLHSKMSPGERHLIHRLVAFFATGDSIVSNNLVLNLYQHLNAPEARMYLSRQLYEEALHVQFYLTLLDNYLPDPDERVKAFAAVENIDSIKKKADFCFKWIDSIQDLKRIETREERRQFLLNQICFAACIEGLFFFAAFAYVYYFRSRGLLNGLASGTNWVFRDESAHMEFAFECVDVIREEEPDLFDDKMKQDVYDMLAEAIECEVQFAEDVLSGGVAGISTRDMRQYLQHCADNHFHRLGMERKYNVRNPLSFMELQDVQELTNFFERRASAYQVGVKGEVAFDMNF, from the coding sequence ATGGCCGACAAGCCCAAGCAGATGCTGCTCGATCCCGGTTTTGAACTGACCCTGCGCCCGATGCGCTACCCGCAGTTCTATGACATGTACCGGAATGCGATCAAGAACACCTGGACGGTGGAAGAGATCAACTTCCAGATCGACATCAGCGACCTGCACAGCAAGATGTCGCCGGGCGAGCGCCACCTGATCCACCGCCTGGTCGCCTTCTTCGCCACCGGCGATTCGATCGTGTCCAACAACCTGGTGCTGAACCTGTACCAGCACTTGAACGCGCCCGAAGCGCGCATGTACCTGTCGCGCCAGCTGTATGAAGAAGCGCTGCACGTGCAGTTCTACCTGACCCTGCTGGACAACTACCTGCCGGATCCGGACGAGCGCGTCAAAGCCTTCGCCGCGGTGGAGAACATCGACTCGATCAAGAAGAAGGCCGATTTCTGCTTCAAGTGGATCGATTCGATCCAGGACCTGAAGCGCATCGAGACCCGCGAAGAGCGCCGCCAGTTCCTGCTCAACCAGATCTGCTTCGCGGCGTGCATCGAAGGCCTGTTCTTCTTCGCCGCCTTCGCCTACGTGTACTACTTCCGTTCGCGCGGCCTGCTCAATGGCCTGGCTTCGGGCACCAACTGGGTGTTCCGCGATGAAAGCGCGCACATGGAGTTCGCCTTCGAGTGCGTGGACGTGATCCGCGAGGAAGAGCCGGACCTGTTTGACGACAAGATGAAGCAGGATGTCTACGACATGCTGGCCGAGGCCATCGAGTGTGAAGTGCAGTTCGCCGAGGACGTGCTGTCCGGTGGCGTGGCTGGCATTTCCACCCGTGACATGCGCCAGTACCTGCAGCACTGCGCCGACAACCATTTCCATCGCCTGGGCATGGAGCGCAAGTACAACGTGCGCAACCCGCTGAGCTTCATGGAACTGCAGGACGTGCAGGAACTGACCAACTTCTTCGAACGCCGCGCCTCGGCCTACCAGGTGGGCGTGAAGGGCGAAGTCGCCTTCGACATGAACTTCTGA